In the Gossypium arboreum isolate Shixiya-1 chromosome 10, ASM2569848v2, whole genome shotgun sequence genome, one interval contains:
- the LOC108462312 gene encoding uncharacterized protein LOC108462312: MSSLGFSPTVPPVFNGEGYHIWVLKMKTYLQVFDLWEVVNLDVEPAPLRANLTVAQIRQHAYERTKKHKVMSCIQNSVSDVIFARIMACELPKQAWDKLKEEFQGTKRKRHQQLLNLRRDFEKLKMKEEETVKQYSDRIMALVNSIRLLGEQFSEARIVEKVISTLPKRYGPKISSLEDLRDLTSISLTELINALYAQEQRKASRLEEH, encoded by the coding sequence ATGTCTTCCTTAGGTTTTTCACCAACTGTACCACCAGTCTTCAATGGAGAGGGCTACCACATTTGGGTATTAAAAATGAAAACCTACCTACAGGTATTTGACCTATGGGAGGTTGTCAATTTAGATGTTGAACCAGCACCTCTTAGAGCTAATCTAACAGTGGCTCAGATCAGACAACATGCATATGAAAGAACTAAAAAGCATAAAGTTATGTCTTGCATTCAAAACAGTGTGTCAGATGTGATCTTTGCAAGAATCATGGCTTGTGAGTTACCAAAGCAGGCTTGGGATAAGCTGAAGGAGGAGTTCCAAGGGACTAAAAGAAAAAGGCATCAACAGCTGCTGAATTTGAGAAGGGATTTTGAAAAATTGAAGATGAAGGAGGAAGAAACAGTGAAGCAATATTCAGACAGAATCATGGCTCTGGTAAACAGCATTAGACTGCTTGGAGAACAGTTCAGTGAAGCAAGAATTGTGGAGAAGGTGATCTCAACCTTACCTAAAAGGTATGGGCCAAAGATCTCATCTCTTGAAGACTTGAGGGACTTGACCAGCATCTCACTAACAGAGCTGATCAATGCTCTTTATGCTCAAGAGCAAAGGAAAGCCAGTAGACTGGAGGAGCATTAA
- the LOC108462308 gene encoding probable LRR receptor-like serine/threonine-protein kinase At3g47570: MEPPINHFQVSTSFCLMILLSFFNLQGLNLLRLATASAVVRGNDTDQQALLQFKAKITGDQLNIMESWNSSIHFCQWIGVTCGRKHPRVTKLKLRVLKLSGSLSPYIGNLSFLRELDLAGNSFYNQIPPEIGGLRRLEALDLTNNSISGEIPSNLSACSKLILVDMSNNQLTGEIPSLLGLLSNLKNLVFFNNSLRGNIPPSLGNLSSLEKLGLTYNALSGIIPEAIGELRNLRFFACAGNAISGIIPVTMFNLSNIRHFDIGINKIQGTLHSDLEINMPHVEFFSVWGNQISGQIPISIFNATYLNFLQLDKNRFTGNVPSLEKLDKLFNLALGGNHLGQRREGDLNFLCTLVNNTKLGFLNVGENNFGGEFPECISNFSSNLRGLGMGGNNIWGRIPDRIGNLINLEVLSVSINQLSGPIPFNIGRLQKLKQFSADNNFLSGTIPHSIGNLIELTQLDLSFNNLQGSIPSGLGNCKNLILMDLSHNNLSGPIPPEILGLSSLSIVLSLSSNSLTGELAVEVEKLKNLGQLDVSHNRLSGLLPDNLGSCVSIEKLLLEGNLFEGPIPSSFSSLRGLEALDLSDNNLSGGIPEFLVRFGALKYLNLSFNDFEGVIPNEGVYKNASATFVEGNSKLCGGIPELHLSRCNSKTSANTSLKLKITIIVVVISGVTLVFFIFLIIWFRKKKDQKPTTTLVENSLLQLSYQSILRATNGFSPQNLVGSGSFGSVYKGILEANGAVIAVKVFNLLNHRASRSFLVECEALKNIRHRNLVKVLTAISSIDYKRNDFKALVYEFMENGSLEDWLHPSVGMNKPETMRNLNFFQRINVAIDVAHALEYLHHRCETPIIHCDLKPSNVLLDGEMVGHISDFGLAKILSGDRPNFSTNESSSLGLRGTIGYAPLEYGMGSELSTNGDVYSYGILLLEMLTGKRPTNERFTKGLSLHNFVKTALPDRVVEIIDPILLQESVRGGIVGDITLNENNFGNDIHLQCLNSIFEIGLTCSTESPSERMDMSNVITKLCSIREKFLRTTRLRRGV, from the exons ATGGAGCCACCAATAAACCATTTTCAAGTGTCCACCTCTTTTTGCCTTATGATTCTTCTCTCATTCTTCAACTTGCAGGGTCTTAACTTGCTTCGTTTAGCAACAGCAAGTGCTGTAGTTAGAGGAAATGACACTGATCAACAAGCTTTACTCCAGTTCAAAGCCAAGATAACTGGTGATCAACTCAACATTATGGAGTCCTGGAATAGCTCCATTCACTTCTGTCAATGGATCGGTGTTACATGCGGTCGCAAGCATCCAAGAGTCACCAAGTTGAAACTTCGAGTCCTCAAACTCTCTGGATCATTGTCACCCTACATTGGAAACTTGAGCTTCCTCAGGGAGTTGGATCTTGCAGGCAACAGCTTCTACAACCAAATTCCTCCAGAAATCGGTGGTTTAAGAAGACTGGAAGCATTAGACCTCACCAACAACTCCATCAGTGGTGAAATTCCTTCTAATTTATCTGCTTGTTCTAAGCTTATATTAGTTGATATGTCGAACAACCAGCTAACGGGAGAAATACCTTCTTTGCTGGGTCTCTTGTCAAACCTGAAAAACTTGGTTTTTTTTAACAACAGTTTGAGAGGGAATATCCCACCTTCACTGGGGAACTTGTCATCCCTGGAGAAACTTGGTTTGACGTATAATGCATTAAGTGGGATTATACCTGAAGCTATTGGAGAACTGAGAAATCTCCGGTTTTTTGCCTGTGCCGGAAATGCAATCTCTGGTATTATTCCTGTCACAATGTTCAATCTTTCTAATATTAGACACTTTGATATTGGTATAAACAAGATTCAAGGTACTCTTCATTCTGATTTAGAAATCAATATGCCTCATGTTGAGTTCTTTTCTGTATGGGGAAACCAAATCTCTGGACAAATTCCAATTTCAATATTCAATGCCACATATCTTAATTTTCTTCAACTTGATAAAAACAGATTCACTGGAAATGTTCCTTCATTAGAAAAGCTAGATAAACTGTTTAACCTTGCACTAGGAGGAAACCATTTGGGACAACGAAGAGAAGGTGATTTGAACTTTCTTTGCACTTTAGTCAACAATACCAAACTAGGATTTCTAAATGTCGGGGAAAATAATTTTGGAGGGGAATTTCCTGAATGCATTAGCAATTTTTCTAGCAACCTTCGGGGTTTAGGAATGGGTGGGAACAACATTTGGGGAAGAATCCCGGATAGGATAGGAAATCTCATCAATTTGGAGGTACTTTCGGTCTCAATAAATCAACTATCAGGTCCCATTCCCTTTAATATTGGGAGGCTTCAAAAGCTAAAACAATTTTCCGCTGATAATAATTTTCTCTCTGGGACTATTCCCCACTCCATTGGAAATTTGATAGAGTTAACCCAACTTGATTTAAGTTTTAACAATCTTCAGGGCAGCATTCCTTCAGGTCTAGGTAATTgcaaaaatttgattttaatggATCTTTCTCATAATAATCTTAGTGGACCAATACCCCCCGAAATACTAGGACTATCATCCTTGTCCATTGTACTAAGCTTATCGTCAAACTCTTTGACTGGTGAGCTTGCTGTTGAAGTAGAAAAACTGAAAAATCTAGGCCAACTGGATGTTTCTCACAACAGGTTATCTGGTTTGCTTCCAGACAACCTTGGTAGTTGTGTAAGTATAGAGAAGTTGTTATTGGAAGGCAATTTGTTTGAAGGACCCATTCCATCATCTTTTAGTTCATTGAGAGGTCTTGAGGCATTGGACTTGTCTGACAATAATCTTTCTGGTGGGATTCCAGAATTTCTTGTGCGATTTGGGGCATTAAAGTATCTAAATCTTTCTTTCAATGATTTTGAGGGAGTAATACCAAATGAAGGAGTATATAAGAATGCAAGTGCTACATTTGTTGAGGGAAATAGTAAGCTGTGTGGAGGCATCCCTGAGTTACACTTGTCAAGATGTAACTCCAAAACATCAGCAAACACTTCCCTTAAATTGAAGATCACAATAATTGTTGTTGTGATTTCAGGAGTGACTTTAGTATTCTTTATTTTCCTCATCATTTGGTTTAGAAAGAAAAAAGACCAGAAGCCAACGACCACTCTTGTAGAAAATTCTCTTTTACAGTTATCATACCAAAGCATCCTCAGGGCTACTAACGGATTCTCCCCTCAGAATTTGGTTGGTTCGGGAAGTTTCGGATCTGTATACAAGGGAATTCTTGAAGCGAATGGAGCAGTTATTGCAGTAAAGGTGTTTAATCTTCTGAATCATAGAGCTTCCAGGAGTTTCTTGGTTGAATGCGAGGCTTTGAAGAACATTCGACATCGTAATCTTGTCAAGGTATTAACAGCCATTTCCAGTATTGATTATAAACGCAATGATTTTAAAGCCTTGGTTTATGAGTTCATGGAAAATGGAAGCTTGGAAGATTGGCTACATCCATCTGTTGGCATGAATAAACCAGAGACGATGAGAAACCTAAACTTCTTTCAAAGAATTAACGTGGCCATAGATGTTGCTCATGCACTGGAATATCTGCACCATCGTTGTGAGACGCCGATCATTCATTGTGACCTCAAGCCAAGCAATGTTTTACTCGATGGGGAAATGGTTGGTCATATAAGTGACTTCGGCTTAGCAAAAATCCTTTCTGGAGATAGGCCTAACTTTTCTACTAATGAATCAAGCTCCCTTGGATTAAGAGGAACTATCGGCTATGCTCCACTTG AATACGGTATGGGAAGTGAGTTGTCAACAAATGGTGATGTGTATAGCTATGGCATCCTCTTGTTAGAGATGTTAACAGGGAAAAGGCCAACAAATGAAAGGTTTACAAAAGGTTTAAGTCTTCACAACTTTGTCAAAACAGCTTTGCCCGATCGAGTGGTTGAGATTATAGATCCCATTCTTCTTCAAGAAAGTGTCAGAGGAGGAATAGTTGGGGACATCACTCTTAATGAAAACAACTTCGGAAATGACATACATCTTCAGTGCTTGAATTCAATATTCGAAATAGGTCTCACTTGTTCTACCGAATCACCGAGTGAGAGGATGGACATGAGTAATGTTATTACCAAGCTTTGTTCGATTAGAGAGAAGTTTCTTCGTACAACACGGTTACGTCGTGGTGTTTGA
- the LOC108462309 gene encoding LOW QUALITY PROTEIN: probable LRR receptor-like serine/threonine-protein kinase At3g47570 (The sequence of the model RefSeq protein was modified relative to this genomic sequence to represent the inferred CDS: inserted 1 base in 1 codon) — protein MENLIGSGSFGSVYKGILEESGVAIVVKVLNLLNQRASKSFFIECEALKNIRHRNLVKVLTAISGVDYQGNDFKALVYEFMENGSLENWLHPYVSMNESEMTRNLNFFQRVNMAIDVAHALQYLHHHCEXIIHCDLKPSNILLDREMVGYIGDFGLAKILSADRLNYSSNQSSSLGLRGIIGYAPPEYGMGSELSTKGDVYSYGILLLGMFTGKRPTDERFKEGLSLHKHVKAALPNRVIEIIDRILLQESVEEEQS, from the exons ATGGAGAATTTGATTGGTTCTGGAAGTTTTGGTTCTGTATACAAAGGAATTCTTGAAGAGAGTGGAGTAGCTATTGTAGTGAAGGTGCTTAATCTTCTAAATCAAAGAGCTTCCAAGAGTTTCTTCATTGAATGCGAGGCCTTGAAGAACATTCGACATCGAAATCTTGTCAAGGTATTAACAGCCATTTCAGGTGTCGATTACCAAGGCAATGATTTTAAAGCCTTGGTTTATGAGTTTATGGAAAATGGAAGCTTGGAGAACTGGTTGCATCCATATGTAAGCATGAATGAATCGGAGATGACAAGAAACCTGAACTTCTTCCAAAGAGTTAATATGGCCATAGATGTTGCTCATGCACTACAATATTTGCACCATCATTGTG CGATCATTCATTGTGACCTGAAGCCAAGTAATATTCTGCTTGATAGGGAAATGGTTGGATATATAGGTGACTTTGGCTTAGCAAAAATCCTTTCTGCAGACAGGCTGAACTATTCTTCCAATCAATCAAGTTCCCTCGGATTAAGAGGAATTATTGGCTATGCTCCACCAG AGTATGGCATGGGAAGTGAGTTGTCAACGAAAGGCGATGTGTATAGCTATGGCATCCTCTTGTTAGGGATGTTTACAGGGAAAAGGCCTACTGATGAAAGATTCAAAGAAGGTTTAAGTCTTCACAAACATGTTAAGGCAGCTCTACCCAATCGAGTGATTGAGATTATAGATCGTATTCTTCTTCAAGAGAGTGTCGAGGAGGAACAATCATAG
- the LOC108462310 gene encoding receptor kinase-like protein Xa21: MESWNSSIHFCQLPRVKCGRKHQRVTKLELKFLKLSGSLSPYIGNLSFMRELCVFHSLLPITIHFCQWIGVTCGRKHPRVTKLKLRILKLSGSLSPYIGNLSFLRELDLVGNSFYNQIPQEIGVLRRLEALHLANNSISGEIPSNLSACSKLTLVDMRGNQLIGEIPASLGLLSNLKVLGFVQKSLRGSIPPSLGNLSSLEEIRLTYNALSGIIPEYFGRLRNLSVFAIFGNAISGIVPVALFNLSNIRGFDIGTNKIQGTLHSDLEINMPHVEIFSVGENQMSGQIPISISNASNLNFLDFYNNMLDGNVPSLEKLDKLFDLN, encoded by the exons ATGGAGTCCTGGAATAGTTCCATTCACTTCTGTCAATTGCCTCGTGTTAAATGCGGTCGCAAGCATCAGAGAGTCACCAAGTTGGAATTGAAATTCCTCAAACTCTCCGGCTCTTTATCACCCTACATTGGGAACTTGAGCTTTATGAGGGAGTTGTGTGTT TTCCATTCACTTCTGCCAATAACTATTCACTTCTGTCAATGGATCGGTGTTACATGCGGTCGCAAGCATCCAAGAGTCACCAAGCTGAAACTTCGAATCCTCAAACTCTCTGGATCATTGTCACCCTACATTGGAAATTTGAGCTTCCTCAGGGAGTTGGATCTTGTGGGCAACAGCTTCTACAACCAAATTCCTCAAGAAATCGGTGTCTTAAGAAGACTGGAAGCATTACACCTGGCCAATAACTCCATCAGTGGTGAAATTCCTTCCAATTTATCTGCTTGTTCTAAGCTTACTTTAGTCGATATGAGAGGCAATCAGCTAATAGGAGAAATACCTGCTTCGTTGGGTCTCTTGTCAAACCTGAAAGTATTGGGTTTTGTCCAGAAAAGTTTGAGAGGGAGCATCCCACCATCGTTGGGGAACTTGTCATCCTTGGAGGAAATTCGTTTAACGTATAATGCATTAAGTGGGATTATACCTGAATATTTTGGACGACTGAGAAATCTTTCAGTTTTCGCCATATTCGGAAATGCAATTTCTGGTATTGTTCCTGTAGCATTGTTCAATCTCTCCAATATTAGAGGCTTTGATATTGGTACAAACAAGATTCAAGGTACTCTCCATTCTGATTTAGAAATCAATATGCCTCATGTTGAGATCTTTTCTGTAGGGGAAAACCAAATGTCTGGACAAATTCCAATTTCAATATCCAatgcctcgaatttgaattttcttgatttttataaTAACATGCTCGATGGAAATGTACCTTCATTAGAAAAGTTGGATAAATTGTTTGACCTTAACTAG